In Microcebus murinus isolate Inina chromosome 20, M.murinus_Inina_mat1.0, whole genome shotgun sequence, the following are encoded in one genomic region:
- the MARVELD3 gene encoding MARVEL domain-containing protein 3 isoform X2, whose product MEGMSGTREPRARPRERDPDRRSHADRDRHPERPRDRPRDAHRERTRDGRRDGNRREDRDRERDREPRQDRRRDGGHRAGEQRVWDESRQSRTRDAPRGRTWDAAPHPWPAPGATPEPPPLWKEGLGRRGPESEPTSGRYLSSNPRPGREEEVEYYQSEAEGLLECHKCKYLCTGRGVVQIVEVILNAMVLMCIVASYFVLAGFSASLTSGGGFGNNYYSPFEGTELEQVRQLDQQYTVLRSPLIYGGVAVALGLGVLTMGVLLQGAKRLAKLSGKWLLTEAAFSLLAAVGYCVGIGVYLHAALQINSTDTCKTRERLYARRGLTWMNCQLAGTDGAAATFACLLVIMYCVSVVLALRSYREQKHYRDSRGQPRSDGDAPEYLWS is encoded by the exons ATGGAAGGCATGTCGGGGACTCGCGAGCCCCGGGCCCGGCCGAGGGAGCGGGACCCCGACCGGCGCAGCCACGCAGACCGGGACCGCCACCCCGAGCGACCGCGGGACAGACCCCGGGACGCGCACAGGGAGAGAACCAGGGACGGGCGGAGGGACGGCAACCGGCGAGAGGACCGGGACAGAGAGAGGGACCGGGAACCCCGCCAGGACAGACGCAGGGACGGGGGCCACCGCGCAGGTGAACAAAGAGTTTGGGACGAGTCCCGCCAAAGCCGGACGCGGGACGCACCCCGGGGCCGGACCTGGGACGCAGCCCCGCACCCCTGGCCCGCGCCGGGGGCAACTCCGGAGCCGCCGCCCCTGTGGAAGGAGGGCCTCGGGCGCCGCGGACCGGAAAG TGAACCCACTTCAGGGAGGTATCTGTCCTCGAACCCCAGGCCTGGACGAGAAGAAGAAGTGGAATATTACCAGTCAGAGGCGGAAGGACTCCTGGAATGCCATAAATGCAAATACTTGTGCACGGGGAGAG GTGTGGTGCAGATAGTGGAGGTGATACTGAACGCGATGGTTCTCATGTGCATCGTGGCCTCCTACTTTGTCCTTGCCGGATTCAGCGCCAGCCTCACCAGCGGCGGCGGCTTTGGGAACAACTATTACTCACCGTTTGAGGGCACGGAGCTGGAGCAGGTGCGGCAGCTGGACCAGCAGTACACGGTCCTGCGGTCGCCCCTGATATACGGCGGCGTGGCCGTCGCTCTGGGGCTGGGTGTCCTCACCATGGGCGTCCTGCTCCAAGGAGCCAAAAGACTAGCAAAACTGTCGGGGAAGTGGCTCCTCACAGAGGCCGCCTTCAGCCTCCTGGCGGCCGTGGGCTACTGCGTGGGCATTGGCGTTTACCTGCACGCGGCCTTGCAGATCAATTCCACCGACACCTGCAAAACCAGAGAGCGGCTCTACGCCCGCAGGGGTCTCACCTGGATGAACTGCCAGCTGGCGGGCACCGACGGCGCGGCAGCCACCTTCGCTTGTCTGCTGGTGATTATGTACTGTGTCAGCGTGGTGCTGGCCCTGCGCAGCTACCGAGAACAGAAGCACTACAGAGACAGCCGGGGACAGCCCAGAAGTGACGGTGATGCACCAGAATACCTGTGGTCTTGA
- the MARVELD3 gene encoding MARVEL domain-containing protein 3 isoform X1, whose product MEGMSGTREPRARPRERDPDRRSHADRDRHPERPRDRPRDAHRERTRDGRRDGNRREDRDRERDREPRQDRRRDGGHRAGEQRVWDESRQSRTRDAPRGRTWDAAPHPWPAPGATPEPPPLWKEGLGRRGPESEPTSGRYLSSNPRPGREEEVEYYQSEAEGLLECHKCKYLCTGRACCQMLEVLLNLLILGCSAVSYNSTGGYTGITSLGGIYYYQFGGAYSGFDGPDGEKAQRLDVQFYQLKLPTVTAAMAYSGALMAFSCLLVVTGVLRVPWHCPPWLVIEGLLDVLIAGGYIPALYFYFHYLSEAYSSPVCKEREALYQSKGYSGFSCSFHGGDIGAGIFAALGIGVFALGAVLAIRGYRKIRKLKEKPAEMFEF is encoded by the exons ATGGAAGGCATGTCGGGGACTCGCGAGCCCCGGGCCCGGCCGAGGGAGCGGGACCCCGACCGGCGCAGCCACGCAGACCGGGACCGCCACCCCGAGCGACCGCGGGACAGACCCCGGGACGCGCACAGGGAGAGAACCAGGGACGGGCGGAGGGACGGCAACCGGCGAGAGGACCGGGACAGAGAGAGGGACCGGGAACCCCGCCAGGACAGACGCAGGGACGGGGGCCACCGCGCAGGTGAACAAAGAGTTTGGGACGAGTCCCGCCAAAGCCGGACGCGGGACGCACCCCGGGGCCGGACCTGGGACGCAGCCCCGCACCCCTGGCCCGCGCCGGGGGCAACTCCGGAGCCGCCGCCCCTGTGGAAGGAGGGCCTCGGGCGCCGCGGACCGGAAAG TGAACCCACTTCAGGGAGGTATCTGTCCTCGAACCCCAGGCCTGGACGAGAAGAAGAAGTGGAATATTACCAGTCAGAGGCGGAAGGACTCCTGGAATGCCATAAATGCAAATACTTGTGCACGGGGAGAG CCTGCTGCCAAATGCTGGAGGTTCTCCTGAACTTGCTGATCCTGGGCTGCAGCGCTGTGTCTTACAATTCCACGGGGGGCTACACGGGCATCACCAGCCTGGGGGGCATTTACTACTACCAGTTCGGAGGGGCGTACAGTGGTTTCGATGGTCCGGACGGGGAGAAAGCCCAGCGGCTGGATGTCCAGTTCTACCAGCTAAAGCTGCCCACGGTCACCGCGGCCATGGCCTACAGCGGAGCCCTCATGGCCTTTTCCTGCCTCCTCGTCGTCACAGGTGTCCTGCGCGTCCCGTGGCATTGTCCGCCATGGCTGGTGATTGAAGGCTTGTTGGACGTGCTCATCGCTGGGGGGTACATCCCCGCCTTGTACTTCTACTTCCACTACCTGTCCGAGGCCTACAGCTCCCCTGTGTGCAAGGAGAGGGAGGCGCTGTACCAGAGCAAAGGCTACAGTGGCTTCAGCTGCAGCTTCCACGGGGGAGACATAGGAGCTGGCATCTTTGCTGCCCTGGGCATTGGGGTCTTCGCCCTGGGGGCCGTCCTGGCCATCAGGGGTTACCGAAAAATCAGGAAGCTAAAGGAGAAGCCAGCAGAAATGTTTGAGTTTTAG